agataaaatttaaaaaatttattataattgcaaAAAGTTCTTTCAAATTAGacctaattataataattaaaaaaattatcgtaattgataaaaatgaaaaaagttaaatttaaaaaataattgggtcaaaaaaaattaataaaaaagttaatgtggtaaattaaaacatttaccaagtatatttattattaattctaAAAGAAGAGATATATACATTATTCAGCTTCCCGCCGTTGGTAGGCCACTTCTTTTTGCTTAACACTATAACTCTACTTTGCTTCCACACTCTCTGTTTTTtcctttctctctcttttttttctcaattttttcttcaaattttgcaaattttgcaaatatattCCCTTTAGTTCTCCAATTTTTGATTCTAATTGTTATTACAACAAGAACATATACATGTAATTTCATCCAAATTCAAGAAATGGTATGAACTGCtaaatttttaagtatttttaagtttttaatcaatttttgagatttgtttaaatttgtgATGCAGGTGGGGTGCAAATTGTATATAAAGAAAAAAGGAGATTGGTTAAGTGCACTATTAGAGAGCAAATTTTTTGATTCATGTGATCATCATCAACAActaagaaaaaatgaaaaaaatgtattttgttTGGATTGTAATCTTGAATTTTGTAGGCACTGTGTCAAATCTCATTTCCTTCATCGCCAGCTTCAGATCTGCAAATATGTTTATCATGATGTTGTTCGTCTTCTTGACATTCAGAAACATCTTGATTGCTCTAGAATCCAGGTTTTTAAATTCTCctcttttttttaacttaattttaattaatttctgttttttttattaatttttgtgtttaaaatttaatactGAATTAATGGAGATAAGTGTTATCATTAATTTGTTGATAAGTATTAAAACTGAAATCTAGTTCATCTACCTTATCAATTGATTGAAATCATATCTTACAATTTCAAtacgaattttaaattttagtactaaatttttgtaattcgaaactttaataaaaaaaattgctgaTGTGAACGActtgaaatttataatttgtctTAGTTGATTTATATGTAGTTatgaattattaaatttgtgattaaattattttggtagACATATAAGATTAATGGAGAAAAAGCTGTGCATTTGAATCCAAGGCCACAACAAAAGGATGCAAGACCATCAACTAAAGCAAAATTTGGTGGTTCTTGTGATGCTTGTGGAAGATATCTTCAAGATTTGCCTAATCTCTATTGCTCTATTGCATGCAAGGTACTAACTtaaattttcatgaaaattaGTGATTATTTCACGCCACGGTTATGTCGCTGTCATTCTTACAACAAGCTAACGAGTGTTTGCGgtataagaatattcaattattttttattttttattattaaatattctaATATTGCAAACGTCTCAAGTTTGTTGCAGGAATGacaattaaatttgtatttgattgt
This window of the Mercurialis annua linkage group LG5, ddMerAnnu1.2, whole genome shotgun sequence genome carries:
- the LOC126682544 gene encoding protein RGF1 INDUCIBLE TRANSCRIPTION FACTOR 1, whose product is MVGCKLYIKKKGDWLSALLESKFFDSCDHHQQLRKNEKNVFCLDCNLEFCRHCVKSHFLHRQLQICKYVYHDVVRLLDIQKHLDCSRIQTYKINGEKAVHLNPRPQQKDARPSTKAKFGGSCDACGRYLQDLPNLYCSIACKVESVALKPKDEKNNKMITFSIQEFSQFSWKEDYINQETSYENEAVSISLNDEISEETSNQEWMMMSSPLKPTKQLRKRKGVPRRAPLC